AACCCTGCCATGCTGCCTGGGTTGCTCCCCCTCCATGGCTGGTTGGGGTGAGGTTCTGGGTCTCATCACCTAGCCTTAGATTTTACACTTCAACATCGGGGTGAGGGCCAGAGTcatggctcagtaggtgaaggTACCTGCTGCCCTACCCAATGACTTAagggacctacatggtggagagagatatctgacctccacatacatgtcttctgacctccacgtatGTGCTGTGGTGTACGTACAcatgaacattcacacacacactaaaattaacatgtttttaaaagttagggTGAGAGCAGCCTCTCCTCTGCGTGTCCAGAGCATGGCCTGGAGAGTAACAGCATTCAGTGCTGCCCAGACTCTGAACCATGATCCGATTTATCACTCTCTTGGTTAAAGCAGAAGACAGCCTCTCGGGTGGGTATGCTCAGCAGAGGGCCTGAGTCAGGCAGTCTGCCCACAGGCCTGGTAGCTAAGCCGTCCTCAGACACTTGCAGAAGCCACCCTGGGCATTTGGAGGTGAATCTGGGGCTGCTCCCCGACTCCCCTGCTCTGGAGGACTGCTAGGAAGCCTgtggagagaggacacagagcctCTAAGGGGCAGAGCCAGCCGCCTCACAGGAACTGTCTCTCCCTAGGGATGCCCTGTTCACCATCCAGTGGAACATCCGGGCCTTCAATGCCGTCAAGAACTGGTCCTGGATGAAGCTCTTCTTCAAGATGAAGCCACTGCTGCGCTCAGCACAGGCAGAGGAAGAGCTGGCAGCACTGCGGGCAGAACTGCGGGGGCTGCGGGGGGCCCTGGCTACAGCTGAGGCCAAGcggcaggagctggaggagacTCAAGTCAGTGTCACTCAGGAGAAGAACGACCTGGCCCTGCAGCTGCAGGCAGTGAGTGTGACAGGGGCGAGAACATCCGGGTGGCCCGAAACCTTGGAAAGCAGACTGTGGCCAGGGCAGCCCTGGAGTGATCTGGGCACTTCAACCTTCTGTGCTGTCTTCCTATTCTTGAAATAAATACCCGGAGAGGAGGCTCAATGTCTGCCCAGCCTTCCCTGCAAGTTCAGGGACACACGGATCTTTGAGGCAGAAAATAGGGTCATATCCAGAGGGCAGGGGTCAAAGTCTGgaactcagggttggggatttagctcagcggtagagcacttgcctagtgagcgcaaggccctgggttcggtccccagctccagaaaaacaaacaaacaaaaaaacaatacaaagtctGGAACTCCCCAACacagttgtttttaatttattcttattctatGTGCATCGTTTTGTctacatgcgtgtctgtgtgaggatgtcggatccctggaactggaaatacagacagttgtgagcggccatgtgggtgctgggaattaagccggagtcctctggaagagcagccagtgctcttaaccactgagctgtctccccagaccCTGCCCAGCATAGGTTCTGAATGTCACTTGGACGCCAGCCCCAGGGTGACAGTTATAAAACACCCACCCAGCCTGGGAAACCTCCCTCCCACGCAGCCGGCAGTGAGGAAACATCTCCCCCGGAAATGGTCTTCGGTGCTGCTCCCTGGTGGGCACAGATGGACTTGCACCCAGCCACACCACCTCTCAGACAGCCGCAGCTTAGCAAGCGAGCGCACAGTGGGACTTCCGCGGGTGGCTCTTTAACcgctcctccccatctcctcaggAGCAGGACAACCTAGCGGATGCGGAGGAGCGCTGCCACTTGCTCATCAAGTCCAAGGTGCAGCTCGAGGCGAAGGTGAAGGAGCTGAACGAGCGgctggaggatgaggaggaagtgAACGCTGACCTGGCCGCACGCAGGCGCAAGCTGGAGGATGAGTGCACGGAGCTCAAGAAGGACATTGAtgacctggagctgaccctggccAAGGCTGAGAAGGAGAAACAAGCCACCGAGAATAAGGTGTGGCAAAGGCCTGAGCAGGGGGCCGGTTTTGGTGTTAGGCAGCTGCAGGGTCCCCTCCTGGCTCTGAGTGGGCACCTGCCATGTCACTGAGTCAGGCCACAGTGCCTCTCGAGAGCCTCTGTCTTCTGGTCTGTCAAGTGGAGCTGCCAGCCCTTACCTCATCAGGGTGACTAAGGATTTGAGTGTAACTAGACTTTGCTAAGCATACACTATAGGaccctgcacacagtaggtgcttagtAAAGGCTAGTAATTATCATCTGTCCTGGACTGCAAGCTTGTTGGAGGGGGGCAACCTTTCCCAACTGCGAATCCTTCTCTCACAGAGCCCCGTGGTTGCCCCCACTGTGAGTATTGACTCTGACTCGAAAGAGGAACATAAGGCTTCTCTGGGTTCTTAAAGGTGGGGGCAAGGCTGGGACGAGGACCCACCTCTCTGAATACCTGTTGATATTATAAATGGCCGCCACCCActagcgttttttttttttttttttttttggttttttttttggggctggggaccgaacccagggcctttttcttgctaggcaagcgctctaccactgggctaaatccccaaccccccccccctgGCGTTTTACTctgagccaggcactgtgctcgGGTATGAGTCCTTCACCCATGAATCCTTTACCCAGctcaaggaggaaaggaaagctgtAGGCAGGAATGGCGGAGGCTTAGGCTAGCGGCCTTCCTGCACCCTGCGTCCGgctgctcagaccagcctgtgggGAGCAGTGTCCTCAGTGAAGTTGGGCCCTGACACAGGTGAAGAACCTGACAGAGGAGATGGCTGCCCTGGACGAGTCCGTGGTCCGCCTGACTAAGGAGAAGAAGGCGTTGCAGGAGGCTCACCAGCAGGCTCTGGGTGACCTGCAGGCTGAAGAGGACCGCGTGACTGCGCTGGCCAAGGCCAAGATCCGGTTGGAGCAGCAAGTGGAGGACGTGAGTTGGAGTCTCTGGGGGGGCTGTCGGGGTGGACAGTCACCTTGGCTTGCTCGAAGCTGAGCCCTACTCTACCCCACAGCTGGAGTGCTCCCTGGAGCAAGAGAAGAAGCTTCGCATGGACACAGAACGTGCCAAGCGCAAGCTCGAAGGAGACCTGAAGCTGACGCAGGAGACAGTGACGGACACCACACAAGACAAGCAGCAGCTGGAGGAGAAGTTGAAGAAGTAGGTGTGGGCCTGATGGCCTCTCCTCGGCCCTGTTGCTGTGGGGAGGATACCAGGGCAGAGGTCATGTCCCgccctctgtggaccaggctgaggACAGCAGGATCGAGGCTCCTTCAGGGCCTCACAGGAGGGGGTGGGCAGGTGGATAGCAGGTAGGGCCAGGGCTGGCTCATCCCACCATGTGCTCGCAGGAAGGATTCAGAGCTGAGTCAGCTGAGCCTGCGGGTGGAGGATGAGCAGCTCCTGGGGGCGCAGCTGCAGAAGAAGATCAAGGAGCTACAGGTATGCACCGTGGCAGTGGGGACTGCCATGGGTGGCCCAGGCCTGCTCCAGGGGCTCACGGACTCGGTACCATTTACCCAGGCGAGGgctgaggagctggaggaggagctggaggcgGAGCGAGCAGCCCGCGCCCGTGTGGAAAAGCAGCGAGCTGAGGCAGCCCGAGAGCTGGAGGAACTGAGTgagaggctggaggaggctggTGGAGCCTCTGCCGGGCAGCGTGAGGGTTGCCGCAAGCGTGAGGCTGAGTTGGGCCGGCTGCGGCGGGAGCTGGAGGAGACGGTTCTGAGACACGAGGCCACTGTGGCTGCCCTGCGCCGCAAGCAGGCTGACAGCGCGGCCGAGTTGAGCGAGCAGGTGGACAGCCTCCAGCGGATCCGGCAGAaactggagaaggagaagagtgAGCTGCGCATGGAGGTGGATGATCTGGGGGCCAGCGTGGAAACTCTGGCCCGTGGCAAGgtctgcctccttcctgcctcgAAATCAGTTTTGACTCTGTACtgaccctgccctctgccctcatGACAATACACCACCGCGGCATTGACCTCCTGACCCCTGAATGCTTAACCTGGTGTCTAACCCAGCTCCACAGCGGTCCTGACCGCTAACCCTGAGTGCTCAGTTTCCTTCCTTGGCCCAGCTTGTTGACTCACACCCAAACCTCAGCTCTTCCAGCAGGAGTGTGACCCCAGCTCTTGACTCCTGAATTCAGACGTAGCACCTGCGCAACGCTCACTGTCGTTGTCCCAACGttgacccctcccccaccccaaatcctGACTCTGTCCCCAGCTCACAGCCCTTGGGATGGGTTCTGAGACTCCCACTCCGTGTCAACAGTAGGAACCCAGACCCTGACCCCGGAACTCTGGTCTCCTTTGAATCTCTAGTCTCATGCCCAGTGTTCTAGGTCCCAGTCCCAGGTCCCGGTCTCTTGACTGGCAGCCCCTGGACCCTGCCCTTGGATGCACAAACTTGTCTTGACCTCTGACTCTGCGATCCAGGCCAGTGCAGAGAAGCTGTGCCGGACCTATGAGGACCAGCTCAGCGAGGCCAAGATCAAGGTGGAGGAGCTGCAGCGGCAGCTGGCTGACGCCAGCACCCAGCGGGGGCGGTTACAAACGGAGAACGGTGAGGCCTGGCTTTAGCTGGGCTGTGCCAGGTAGGGCTTGGGTGGTTTGCCTCAGCCGACCGACCGGCCTGCCCGCCCCTTCACCCGCAGGGGAGCTGGGCCGCCTGCTGGAGGAGAAGGAGTCTATGATCAGCCAGCTGAGCCGCGCGAAGACCTCGGCCGCTCAGAGTCTGGAGGAACTTCGGCGCCAGTTGGAGGAGGAAAGCAAGGTGGACGACACTGGCGACggtggggcagggaggtgggtgcTGGGGCCAGTAGCTGGGATTGATGCCGACCGAGGCCACCGGTGTCCCTGCAGGCCAAGGGTGCGCTGGCTCACGCAGTGCAGGCTCTGCGGCACGACTGCGACCTCCTGCGAGAGCAGCATGAGGAAGAGTCCGAGGCGCAGGCCGAGCTGCAGCGGCTGCTGTCCAAAGCCAACGCTGAGGTGGCACAGTGGAGGAGCAAGTATGAGGCGGACGCCATCCAAAGGacggaggagctggaggaggccaAGTGAGTAGCTGGCATCTTGAGCACGGGAGAGGCTCGGGCCTGTACGCCCAGTGTGTGGCAGTGGGGACTCTGCGGTCCTTGCCCCAGGCTCCCTTGGTACATAATAGTCCACCCTGCCCGGTCTGCGGTCCAGGAAGAAGCTGGCCCTGAGGctgcaggaggcagaagaaggcgtAGAGGCCGCGAATGCCAAGTGCTCCTCCCTGGAGAAGGCCAAGCTGCGACTGCAGACAGAGTCCGAGGACGTGACCTTGGAGCTGGAGCGGGCCACCTCAGCCGCTGCTGCACTGGATAAGAAGCAGCGGCACTTGGAGCGGGCCCTGGAGGAGCGGAGGCGGCAGGAGGAGGAGATGCAGCGGGAACTGGAGGCGGCGCAGAGGGAGGCTCGCGGTCTGGGCACCGAGCTCTTTCGGTTGCGGCACAGCCATGAGGAGGCGCTTGAGGCTCTGGAGACACTCAAGCGGGAGAACAAGAACCTGCAGGGTAAGACCTGAGGCCCAGAGCTCTCGAGGGTCAGCTTGGACTTGGGTGAAGGACGTAACCTGGAGCAGAGCAGAGGTGAGGGTGAGTCCTCAGGGCTCTGCTCACCCTGCAGAGGAGATCAGCGACCTTACAGACCAGGTCAGCCTCAGCGGGAAGAGCATCCAGGAACTGGAGAAGGCCAAGAAGGCGCTGGAAGGGGAGAAGAGTGAGCTGCAGGCTGCGCTGGAGGAGGCTGAGGTCAGGGCTGGTCACAGGGGTGGGTGGACTCTGCTGTGTGGCTCCCTAGCTTCATTAGTCCTCAAATACCTGCCGAGGCGCCTTCTCCCTCCACACTGCTTGATCAACACCTCTAGGGGGCGCTGGAGCTGGAAGAGACAAAGACTCTGCGGATCCAGTTGGAGTTGTCCCAGGTCAAGGCAGAAGTGGACCGAAAGCTGGCGGAGAAGGACGAGGAGTGTACTAACCTGAGGTCTCTGCTTATGGTGGCACACAGGACAGACTAGCTGTCCCGGCTACAGGGTTAGAGTGTTCCCATTCCAGAGGTGACCCTCCACAAGATGCTCAGGGCCAGAGTTCAGTCCATGCCCTTCTCGGTCTCCAGTGAATGAACTTTTTTTGACAAGTCACAAGGGGCTTGAAAACAGAGGCGATTCACTTGCTCCCCAAATGGGTTCCAGCTCTGTGGGTCCCTGAGCGTGCCACAGGTAGTGCCTGACTTCCTCCATTCCTGTAGGCCAAGCTTGCCCTCACGCCACCTTCTTACAGGCGCAACCACCAGCGGGCTGTGGAGTCCTTGCAGGCCTCCCTGGATGCCGAGACTAGGGCCCGCAATGAAGCACTGCGTCTCaagaagaagatggagggggACCTCAAtgacctggagttacagctggGCCACGCAACCCGCCAGGCCATGGAGGCACAGGCAGCCACGAGGCTGCTTCAGGCCCAACTCAAGGAGGAGCAAGCAGGGCGTGATGAGGAGCAGAGGCTGGCTGCCGAGCTCCGCGAGCAGGGCCAGGCCCTCGAGCGCAGGGCTGCACTGCTGGCATCTGAGCTGGAAGAGCTTCGGGCCGCCCTGGAACAGGGCGAGCGCAGCCGAAGGCTGGCTGAACAGGAGCTGTTGGAGGCCACAGAGCGCCTCAACCTACTGCATTCACAGGTGGGGGATGGGCCAAAGATGTTagaaggatggggatggggggcagAGCCCTGCTGGCTAGCTGAGGCTCTGCTCCCCTCAGAACACAGGCCTCCTGAACCAGAAAAAGAAGCTGGAGGTGGACTTGGCCCAGCtgagtggggaggtggaggaggctgCGCAGGAGcggcaggaagctgaggagaaggccaAAAAGGCCATCACGGATGTGAGGCTGGTCCAGGGTTGGGGATGAGTGTGAACAGAGATCCAAGAGTGCCTCCTCCCCACTATGCTGTTTCCTCCCTACAGGCAGCCATGATGGCTGAGGAGCTGAAAAAGGAGCAGGACACAAGTGCACACCTCGAACGGATGAAGAAGACCCTGGAACAGACAGTGCGGGAGCTGCAGGCTCGCCTTGAGGAAGCAGAGCAGGCCGCACTCCGTGGCGGGAAGAAGCAAGTGCAGAAGCTGGAAGCCAAGGTGTGTGCAGCCTTACCAGTCCCTCTCCCCTGCAGGGCTGGCTAGGGCTGGCTGGGCTAGCAGGGAACCCCGTCCTGTCCTGCAGGTGCGGGAACTGGAGGCAGAGCTTGACGCAGAGCAGAAGAAGCACGCTGAGGCCCTCAAGGGTGTGCGCAAACATGAGCGCCGGGTCAAGGAGCTTGCGTACCAGGTGGGTGGTAGGGTCCACCCCGGGAGGTGGCACTGGAGCTAACCCTGTCCAGGCAAACCCTGAGAGCCCTTTGCTTGTCCAgactgaggaagacaggaagaaccTGGCTCGCATGCAGGACCTAGTGGACAAGCTGCAGAGCAAGGTCAAGAGCTACAAGCGTCAGTTTGAGGAGGCGGTAAGCACACTGGGGTCCAGGTATCTGGGCCTGCTCAGCACAGTGGTGAGATGCTGTCAACTGCAGGGCTTGCAGCCAGGGAAGCATCTGTAGCAAGCTCAACTAAAGGCAGCAGCCCATCCTCTCAACTCAGGGACCTCTATGGCTGCAGCACGGATCACTTACAGCTATGGACCGGACTGAAAAAGTGAATGGTTCTTTCCTCAGCGTAGGCATGATGGGCATGCGGCCCCTTGAAGGACGGTCTCCACTTTGTTTTCCCTTATGGGTTCTAGTAAGGGGAGGCTGGTGACaggaagggtggagggaggaCCAGAAGTCAGcttcttttgggggtgggagcAGGTGGCCATTTTAGTTACCGCTGGGAAACAAGGCCCTGCATACGCCTCTAGGAGCAGCAGGCCAGTACCAACCTAGCTAAGTACCGCAAGGCCCAGCACGAGTTAGACGACGCCGAGGAGCGGGCAGACATGGCAGAGACCCAGGCCAACAAGCTGCGGGCAAGGTCCAGGGATGCCCTGGGTCCCAAGGTAAGGTGGCCACTGTGGGGTGGACACTGGGGAGACACGCACGGTGACCTAGGTCAGCCTCTTTCTCATCTCTTAGCACAAGGAGTGAGAGACTCCAGCTCTGACGAGGGATACCCCGTGCTCCTGTTGTCTTTCCACCTGCCACTCCACAGAGCTCTGGAACCCCAAATAAACACCACATCTGCAGCAGCAGCCACTGTCCTGTCCTTATTGCTTATGGCTAGaggagctgggaacagaacctcaTGGACAAAGTCAGGCCCACGTcagtctttaaaataaagttctttaATAGTCTCcatttaattggtttatttgctGTTAATAAACTGGCAACACAGGAGGAGCCAAGGGTAAGCTCTCAGCCAGGCTCCCGTGTCTGGGCTCAGGCAGGCACAGGCACTCCATGCCCcaaagggatggagagaaaagGCCCCCCACTTCCGGGGAACCTCCAGGATGAACACAGTGGCCAATGAGCAAAGAACCAGAGGAGCTAAAGGAAGACAAGGGAGGTCGGGAGGAGAGATGGGTAGACCTGGGGAAGGCAGCATTCTCCGGTGCCCAACCCTGCCCAGGGCTCAGGagctctgcctgtgccctgaggcCAGGGAGGCTTGGCTCACAGGGGTCTGCATCTTCCTTCCATCGTGGGACTGATGGGGGGAGCTCGGGCAGAGATGGTTTCCATGTTCCCTTTCTCTGGCAGGCCAGGGCTCCAGGAGTGTGAGGGAAAGGTGGGCATGGTGCCATTGTCCTTACCCTGGGGACAGTGAAGACACAGGCTCCCCAATGGCCTGGGCCCTCAGACCCAGGAGACAAGAACTTGTAGGATGTTCCTTCCACTGAGCCTGCACCTGAGCACCCGGGGTAGacagagcactggggaggcaagaGAGGGACAGGGGTGGGCAGAGTGCGTGGCGTGTGCACCCTTGCTCACTGCACTCGCCCCGGCCCAGCAGCTTCTCGAAGCCTGGCTCAAGGTCACTCCTCAGTGAAGTCTCTGTCTATGTCCATGTAGGGCTCTTCAATGTAGCTGACCAGGGCAGAGGGCGACTGGCGGTCTGGGTTCAACAAGATGGACACGGTCTCCTTCCAGTATGAGAAGCTGATGCAGGAGCTCTGAGTAAAGAGCGAGAAGGGTTGGGAAGTGTGGAGGGCTTGGGTTCACATGCTACTCTCCTCCCACTGTCACTCGGGGCTGGGGCACTCACATTCTCCAGGCAGGTGCTGTCCTTGTCCTTGTGCAGGTAATGCTGCTGCCAAAAGCGCAGCAGGTTGTGGAAGTTGTTGAGCAGGAAGCCAGGGTACTTCTTGCTGTGCTCCATCCGCTGTAGCAGCCGCAGGTACAGGGGCAACCGCTCTTTCCGACGGGCTAGCATCAGGATCACCAGGCTGGTGTTGAGGCAGCTGACGTTCTCCTGCAGGGCCAAAGGCAGAGACGGTTTCCCATGTCCCATGGGCTGGGTCAGCAGCCTCAGGATGCCAGTGAGCCTGGACAGCcgcagggcagggaagaggggaTCCTAGGCCCACACAATGGCACAACAGTCTATGGCACCTTCCTGTACCCTGTGCCCACCTATTACCACCTGCACTGACAGTAGCACTGGTCCTTGTCTACATTTCTGTTCAGGTGTGActtcttccagaagcttctctcCCCTGCCAGGTGCACAAGCTAAGTGTGCAGTTATTCACTTAAGGATTTTAGTGCTGCACTGGGTTGCGACTTCAGAAGCAAGAGTCTAGTCTACCTTGTTCTCCAAGCTTCCCTAGCCCCAGACCTCGCCTCCCAGCATGTCAGCAACAAAAGAACCACTGCTCAGAGGTGCCAGCCTGTCTCTCATCTTAGAGAAGGGGTGTAAGGCTGTAAGAGAAGGCTGGCAGTTAGTGAAGGGAGGGGAACTCAGGTCCAATTCCATAGCTCACTGTAGCCAGAAGTTAGGGGGCGGGCACATGGGGAAGAACTGTAGCCTGGAGTCAGAAGAATGC
The DNA window shown above is from Rattus rattus isolate New Zealand chromosome 5, Rrattus_CSIRO_v1, whole genome shotgun sequence and carries:
- the Myh7b gene encoding myosin-7B; translated protein: MMDMNELGESACYLRQGYQEMMKVHTVPWDGKKRVWVPDEQDAYVEAEVKTEATGGRVTVETKDQKVLTVRETEMQPMNPPRFDLLEDMAMMTHLNEAAVLHNLRQRYARWMIYTYSGLFCVTINPYKWLPVYTATVVAAYKGKRRSEAPPHIYAVADNAYNDMLRNRENQSMLITGESGAGKTVNTKRVIQYFAIVAALGDGPGKKAQFLATKTGGTLEDQIIEANPAMEAFGNAKTLRNDNSSRFGKFIRIHFGPTGKLASADIDSYLLEKSRVIFQLPGERGYHVYYQILSGKKPELQDMLLLSMNPYDYHFCSQGVTTVDNMNDGEELIATDHAMDILGFSVDEKCACYKIVGALLHFGNMKFKQKQREEQAEADGTESADKAAYLMGVSSGDLLKGLLHPRVRVGNEYVTKGQSVEQVVFAVGALAKATYDRLFRWLVSRINQTLDTKLPRQFFIGVLDIAGFEIFEFNSFEQLCINFTNEKLQQFFNQHMFVLEQEEYKREGIDWVFIDFGLDLQPCIDLIEKPLGILSILEEECMFPKASDASFRAKLYDNHSGKSPNFQQPRPDKKRKYQAHFEVVHYAGVVPYSIVGWLEKNKDPLNETVVPIFQKSQNRLLATLYENYAGSCSTEPPKSGVKEKRKKAASFQTVSQLHKENLNKLMTNLRATQPHFVRCIVPNENKTPGVMDSFLVLHQLRCNGVLEGIRICRQGFPNRLLYADFRQRYRILNPSAIPDDTFVDSRKATEKLLGSLDIDHTQYQFGHTKVFFKAGLLGNLEELRDQRLAKVLTLLQARSRGRLMRLEYQRMLGGRDALFTIQWNIRAFNAVKNWSWMKLFFKMKPLLRSAQAEEELAALRAELRGLRGALATAEAKRQELEETQVSVTQEKNDLALQLQAEQDNLADAEERCHLLIKSKVQLEAKVKELNERLEDEEEVNADLAARRRKLEDECTELKKDIDDLELTLAKAEKEKQATENKVKNLTEEMAALDESVVRLTKEKKALQEAHQQALGDLQAEEDRVTALAKAKIRLEQQVEDLECSLEQEKKLRMDTERAKRKLEGDLKLTQETVTDTTQDKQQLEEKLKKKDSELSQLSLRVEDEQLLGAQLQKKIKELQARAEELEEELEAERAARARVEKQRAEAARELEELSERLEEAGGASAGQREGCRKREAELGRLRRELEETVLRHEATVAALRRKQADSAAELSEQVDSLQRIRQKLEKEKSELRMEVDDLGASVETLARGKASAEKLCRTYEDQLSEAKIKVEELQRQLADASTQRGRLQTENGELGRLLEEKESMISQLSRAKTSAAQSLEELRRQLEEESKAKGALAHAVQALRHDCDLLREQHEEESEAQAELQRLLSKANAEVAQWRSKYEADAIQRTEELEEAKKKLALRLQEAEEGVEAANAKCSSLEKAKLRLQTESEDVTLELERATSAAAALDKKQRHLERALEERRRQEEEMQRELEAAQREARGLGTELFRLRHSHEEALEALETLKRENKNLQEEISDLTDQVSLSGKSIQELEKAKKALEGEKSELQAALEEAEGALELEETKTLRIQLELSQVKAEVDRKLAEKDEECTNLRRNHQRAVESLQASLDAETRARNEALRLKKKMEGDLNDLELQLGHATRQAMEAQAATRLLQAQLKEEQAGRDEEQRLAAELREQGQALERRAALLASELEELRAALEQGERSRRLAEQELLEATERLNLLHSQNTGLLNQKKKLEVDLAQLSGEVEEAAQERQEAEEKAKKAITDAAMMAEELKKEQDTSAHLERMKKTLEQTVRELQARLEEAEQAALRGGKKQVQKLEAKVRELEAELDAEQKKHAEALKGVRKHERRVKELAYQTEEDRKNLARMQDLVDKLQSKVKSYKRQFEEAEQQASTNLAKYRKAQHELDDAEERADMAETQANKLRARSRDALGPKHKE